One genomic segment of Pedosphaera parvula Ellin514 includes these proteins:
- a CDS encoding ABC transporter ATP-binding protein, with amino-acid sequence METKSPVIELENLARHYGHVEAVNGLSLTVQPGRCYGFFGRNGAGKTTSIKCLLNLLKPDSGTVRVFGLNPQKQEVAVKSRLSYVPDAVAFYPWMTVAQTLQFLASFRPKWNREMESDLLNRFQLDPSQKASHLSKGQKTQLALIGAVCPEPELLVLDEPTSGLDPIVRREFIETVIGAYHSTDPENRTVFVSTHLISEFEGLIDEFTIIEKGQKLLTMSADAARSRFQKIRASFPQPPVDLNLSDALSVRQSGRDLEVLVNGNSEMIVERIRARGPNDLHCQSLSLEEIFVTAGTSARAKA; translated from the coding sequence ATGGAAACCAAATCTCCGGTCATCGAACTCGAAAATCTCGCGCGCCATTATGGCCACGTCGAAGCCGTCAATGGCCTCAGCCTCACAGTCCAGCCCGGCCGCTGTTACGGATTCTTCGGCCGCAATGGTGCCGGCAAAACCACCAGCATCAAGTGCCTCCTGAATTTGCTAAAGCCCGACTCCGGCACCGTGCGTGTATTCGGCCTCAATCCACAGAAACAGGAAGTCGCCGTGAAATCCCGCCTCTCGTACGTCCCCGACGCCGTCGCTTTCTACCCTTGGATGACCGTCGCGCAAACATTGCAATTCCTTGCCTCCTTTCGCCCAAAGTGGAATCGTGAAATGGAATCCGATTTGCTCAACCGTTTTCAACTCGACCCTTCCCAAAAAGCAAGCCATCTCTCCAAGGGCCAAAAAACACAACTCGCCTTGATCGGCGCCGTCTGCCCTGAACCCGAGCTGCTCGTGCTGGACGAACCCACCTCCGGACTCGACCCCATCGTTCGCCGCGAATTCATCGAAACCGTCATCGGCGCCTATCATTCCACCGATCCCGAGAATCGCACCGTCTTCGTCTCCACCCATCTCATCAGCGAATTCGAAGGACTCATCGACGAATTCACGATCATCGAGAAGGGCCAAAAACTCCTGACCATGTCTGCCGATGCCGCTCGAAGCCGTTTTCAAAAAATCCGCGCCTCCTTCCCTCAGCCGCCTGTCGATTTAAATCTCAGCGACGCCTTGAGCGTTCGACAGTCTGGTCGCGATCTGGAAGTCCTGGTGAATGGCAACAGCGAAATGATTGTCGAGCGCATCCGTGCGCGAGGTCCCAACGACCTTCATTGCCAATCACTCTCGTTGGAAGAAATTTTCGTGACCGCAGGAACCTCGGCGAGGGCAAAAGCATGA
- a CDS encoding GntR family transcriptional regulator yields MLLQVDFQAGKPVYLQLADQIRYATACGKLQPGEPLPALRPLAEELRINRNTIAKAYAELETQGIIETIPGKGYFVKRNKSPFTTPVREKLLLTEIDEAVVLAHHLQVDREKFLALVNERLDYFERKSAITRDGK; encoded by the coding sequence ATGCTCCTCCAAGTCGATTTCCAAGCTGGCAAACCAGTTTATCTCCAACTGGCCGACCAGATTCGCTATGCGACGGCTTGCGGTAAGTTGCAACCCGGCGAGCCCCTACCCGCACTCCGTCCACTCGCAGAGGAATTGCGCATCAACCGCAACACCATCGCCAAGGCTTATGCAGAGCTGGAAACTCAGGGAATCATCGAAACCATCCCGGGCAAGGGCTATTTCGTAAAGCGAAACAAATCCCCTTTCACCACCCCTGTCCGCGAAAAACTTCTCCTCACAGAAATAGACGAAGCCGTCGTCCTGGCTCATCACCTGCAGGTGGATCGCGAAAAATTTCTCGCCCTGGTCAACGAACGTCTCGACTACTTCGAACGCAAATCAGCAATCACGCGTGATGGCAAATAA